One Nostoc sp. UHCC 0302 DNA window includes the following coding sequences:
- a CDS encoding fasciclin domain-containing protein, protein MADIVDIAASNDSFKTLVAAVQAAGLVETLKSPGPFTVFAPNDDAFAKLPPGTIQTLLQNIPQLTRILKYHVVSGKLLQADLAKLSTVNSVEGSPIKISTSDGFEVKNATVLAADIEADNGVVHVIDTVILPG, encoded by the coding sequence ATGGCAGATATTGTTGATATTGCAGCTAGTAACGATTCCTTCAAGACACTAGTCGCAGCTGTACAAGCCGCTGGTTTAGTAGAAACATTAAAAAGTCCTGGCCCATTCACCGTCTTTGCACCAAATGATGATGCTTTCGCTAAGTTACCACCGGGAACTATACAAACTCTATTACAAAATATCCCTCAGCTAACGCGAATTTTGAAGTACCATGTCGTTTCAGGAAAGTTGTTGCAGGCTGATTTGGCAAAGCTCAGTACAGTTAATTCTGTAGAAGGCTCCCCCATCAAAATTAGTACCTCTGATGGTTTTGAAGTGAAAAATGCCACAGTTTTAGCAGCAGATATCGAAGCTGATAATGGTGTAGTTCACGTTATCGATACAGTGATTTTGCCGGGTTAA
- a CDS encoding choice-of-anchor Q domain-containing protein: MSELKDGGSNIEFPGPLTKKAVKVIANSLVADPKLGALQNINGVLVRPLLAGSPAINSGVAGAKGQFPMDLSTKAQSFL; the protein is encoded by the coding sequence GTGAGTGAACTAAAGGATGGTGGCAGTAATATCGAGTTTCCAGGGCCGCTAACCAAAAAGGCTGTTAAAGTAATTGCTAATTCTCTAGTTGCTGATCCTAAACTAGGTGCGCTACAAAACATTAATGGTGTACTAGTGCGTCCCCTACTAGCAGGTAGTCCTGCGATTAATTCTGGTGTTGCAGGGGCAAAAGGGCAGTTTCCGATGGATTTAAGTACAAAGGCGCAAAGTTTTCTTTAG
- a CDS encoding PAS domain-containing protein, which yields MNQDTFTQQVESLYGRLTNLYQDAIASGEPKANLLPAVFMELGTASETLEVATKRLSQQTQELAIARARFRAEHRRYQDLCDLIPNAYLVSDTRGKIQEANRAAATLFNVEQEFLLNKPLVCFIPLDERQAFRNQLSRLSFEYVQEWRLRIQPRHSEPFDAALTVSPVRDFESNLTVWRWIIRDITESKRALLALQSNEYDPTQDRPKYNYCKGDIIPLQPKSIWLVSQGLVKLSTMNETGEEVFIGLAGPSMPFGSSITSLPIYQVTSLSPEVELVCISLEEIAASPRLAQALLPQISARVRQAELLLNIAGKRRVSDRLYYLLLWLTQEFGEPVAQGTRLSVRLTHQDLADACCTTRVTVTRELNKLQQQRKILFDSKHHIIFSSTFAN from the coding sequence ATGAACCAAGATACCTTTACCCAACAGGTAGAATCGCTGTATGGGCGCTTAACTAATTTGTACCAAGATGCGATCGCCTCGGGAGAACCGAAAGCCAATTTGCTGCCAGCTGTCTTCATGGAACTCGGCACAGCTTCGGAAACACTAGAGGTAGCTACAAAGAGACTGTCACAGCAAACACAAGAATTAGCGATCGCACGAGCGCGATTTAGAGCAGAACATCGACGCTACCAAGACCTATGCGATCTTATACCAAATGCTTACTTGGTAAGCGACACACGAGGGAAAATTCAAGAAGCAAATCGCGCGGCTGCTACACTGTTTAATGTTGAACAGGAGTTTTTACTAAACAAACCGTTGGTTTGCTTCATACCCTTAGACGAGCGTCAGGCGTTTCGTAATCAACTCAGCCGATTGAGCTTTGAGTATGTACAAGAGTGGAGGCTACGTATACAGCCCCGTCACAGTGAGCCTTTTGACGCTGCTTTGACTGTATCCCCTGTTCGCGACTTTGAAAGCAACTTAACTGTTTGGCGTTGGATAATACGCGATATTACTGAATCCAAGCGTGCACTACTAGCATTACAAAGCAATGAGTACGATCCTACTCAGGATCGTCCCAAGTATAATTATTGCAAGGGAGATATTATCCCACTACAACCCAAAAGCATTTGGCTAGTTTCTCAAGGTTTAGTAAAACTAAGCACAATGAATGAAACCGGCGAAGAAGTCTTCATTGGTTTGGCAGGGCCATCTATGCCCTTTGGCTCTAGTATCACTTCTCTACCTATTTATCAAGTAACGAGCCTTTCGCCAGAAGTCGAACTAGTTTGCATTTCCCTTGAAGAAATTGCTGCTTCACCTCGTCTAGCTCAGGCTCTCTTACCTCAAATAAGTGCGCGTGTCCGCCAAGCAGAATTGCTTTTAAACATTGCTGGAAAGCGTCGTGTTAGCGATCGCTTATATTATCTATTGCTGTGGTTAACACAGGAATTTGGTGAACCAGTGGCACAAGGTACTCGTTTGAGTGTTCGCCTTACACATCAGGATCTCGCTGATGCTTGTTGCACCACAAGAGTGACGGTGACGCGAGAGCTAAACAAGTTACAGCAACAAAGAAAGATTTTGTTTGACTCCAAACATCATATTATCTTTAGTTCAACTTTTGCCAATTAA
- a CDS encoding tetratricopeptide repeat protein, whose translation MGAEEALEFVDNLVFFQTGEHLNLTQRIILRYLWEDEKRTYQDIAHSGGYTEAHLKAVGAGLWHLLSKVLGEKVSKSTLRVVIQGFWKTQQLQKIVQIPKPTSNNANLQDLDSNFVGRDRQIADLNHLVSQGAKVILIQGEGGVGKTTLARKYFKTQGFYFLELWMAKESQNIISVESVVEEWLRGDFNEEPGREFGINLERLRRKLRDGTKKIGVLIDNLESALDKNGRIIASRRPYVELLRVLADPTIQSVTLITSRERLYESGVDVSFYSLEGLNDSAWRQFFISRQLNSRSTVLSEICRAFGGNAKAMQIISGVVITDFDGNVDIYWRENKDDLLIERELEHLVASQFDRLQQLDTEAYRLLCRLGCYRYQDVTHVSIQGLQCLLWDIPEQQCRRVIKSLSDRSLLECRKGKYWLHPVICTEAITRLKQCGEWQIANQKAAEFWNTSVNKIENPQHALMALEAYHHYIEIGDFEQAANVIIRGRNNKWDKSLALGVLFNRFGLLETLISVITPLIKNLNSEYHLSLLYNMLGRAYHQTGNVESALDCHQQSHEIADKYEIFQEKISSSFNIALCFIDLWELEQAKNIFYSVKKLAEIDVNYYQYVVYSQCCLAYIDSSIGLNEEVFAMQREAEAGFASDRLTSWGRGTSLLFSSLTYKNLGYIETSLELCNLAIFHCEVNQFTSLKARAISCLASLYREQEEFPTAINKHLEAINSMKKLVDKCSLAKAYYQLGLTYQRMGEVSSSWESFNQAILLFYEMPAPKQVQRVQLAMGSLRNNQ comes from the coding sequence ATGGGTGCGGAAGAAGCCTTAGAGTTTGTAGATAACTTAGTTTTTTTTCAGACAGGAGAACACTTAAATTTAACTCAAAGAATTATCTTACGTTATTTGTGGGAGGATGAAAAGCGCACTTACCAAGATATCGCCCATAGTGGCGGTTATACAGAAGCGCATTTAAAAGCAGTTGGTGCAGGACTTTGGCATTTATTATCGAAAGTGCTAGGAGAGAAAGTCTCAAAATCAACTTTAAGAGTGGTGATTCAGGGATTTTGGAAAACTCAACAGTTGCAAAAAATCGTCCAAATTCCCAAACCAACGAGTAATAACGCTAACCTCCAAGATTTAGATTCTAACTTCGTCGGGCGCGATCGCCAAATAGCCGACCTCAATCACCTTGTCAGTCAAGGAGCCAAAGTTATTCTCATCCAAGGAGAAGGCGGTGTTGGTAAAACAACCTTAGCCCGCAAATATTTTAAAACTCAGGGTTTCTACTTCTTAGAACTGTGGATGGCTAAGGAAAGCCAAAACATTATTTCTGTAGAAAGCGTAGTTGAAGAATGGCTTAGAGGAGACTTTAACGAAGAACCAGGAAGAGAGTTTGGGATCAATTTGGAGCGGTTGCGGCGAAAGCTGCGAGATGGAACGAAGAAGATTGGCGTATTAATTGATAATTTAGAATCTGCTTTAGATAAGAATGGCCGAATCATTGCGTCTCGTCGTCCGTATGTAGAATTATTAAGAGTACTTGCTGATCCGACAATTCAATCAGTGACGCTGATTACTAGTCGTGAACGCCTCTATGAATCAGGGGTTGATGTGAGTTTCTATTCCCTTGAGGGTTTAAATGATTCTGCGTGGAGACAATTTTTTATCAGTCGGCAGTTAAATTCTCGTTCTACTGTACTCAGCGAAATATGCAGAGCCTTTGGCGGTAATGCCAAAGCAATGCAAATTATCAGCGGTGTAGTAATAACAGATTTTGATGGAAACGTAGATATTTATTGGCGGGAAAATAAAGATGATTTATTAATAGAAAGAGAGTTAGAACATTTAGTTGCCAGTCAATTTGACCGCTTGCAACAATTAGATACTGAGGCATATAGGCTGCTTTGTCGTTTGGGATGCTATCGTTATCAAGATGTGACTCATGTTAGTATCCAAGGATTACAATGCTTACTCTGGGATATTCCAGAACAACAATGTAGACGAGTAATTAAATCTCTGTCTGACCGTTCTTTATTAGAATGCCGCAAAGGAAAATACTGGTTGCATCCTGTAATTTGCACAGAAGCGATCACTCGTTTAAAACAATGCGGTGAATGGCAAATTGCCAACCAGAAAGCTGCGGAATTTTGGAATACTAGTGTTAATAAAATTGAAAATCCTCAACACGCCTTAATGGCTCTAGAGGCATATCATCACTATATAGAAATTGGCGATTTTGAACAAGCCGCTAATGTAATTATTCGGGGCAGAAATAACAAATGGGATAAAAGCTTAGCTTTAGGTGTACTGTTCAACAGGTTTGGTTTATTAGAAACACTAATTTCTGTAATTACGCCCCTAATTAAAAACTTAAATTCTGAATATCACCTGAGCTTACTTTATAATATGTTGGGGCGTGCATATCACCAAACAGGTAATGTTGAATCAGCCCTTGATTGCCACCAACAGTCCCACGAAATCGCTGATAAATATGAGATTTTTCAGGAAAAAATATCCAGCAGTTTTAATATAGCTCTCTGTTTTATAGATTTATGGGAGCTTGAACAAGCTAAAAATATTTTTTACTCAGTTAAAAAGCTTGCAGAAATCGATGTAAATTATTATCAGTATGTAGTTTATTCTCAATGTTGTTTAGCATATATAGACTCTTCTATAGGACTCAACGAAGAAGTTTTCGCCATGCAGCGAGAAGCAGAAGCAGGATTTGCAAGTGACAGATTAACTTCTTGGGGTAGAGGAACTAGCTTATTATTTAGTAGTTTAACGTATAAAAATTTAGGTTATATAGAAACTTCGTTAGAGCTTTGCAATCTAGCTATTTTTCATTGTGAAGTTAACCAATTTACTTCTTTAAAAGCTAGAGCTATATCTTGTCTAGCTTCGCTCTACCGTGAGCAAGAAGAGTTTCCCACAGCAATAAATAAGCATTTAGAAGCTATCAACAGTATGAAAAAGCTTGTAGATAAATGCAGTTTAGCCAAAGCTTATTATCAATTGGGCTTGACTTATCAAAGAATGGGTGAAGTTAGTAGTAGTTGGGAAAGTTTTAATCAAGCAATTCTTCTCTTTTACGAAATGCCAGCGCCTAAGCAAGTTCAAAGAGTACAACTAGCAATGGGTAGTTTAAGAAATAATCAGTGA
- a CDS encoding putative 2-dehydropantoate 2-reductase, producing the protein MSDRTYAILGTGALGGFYGAKLQKAGLDVHFLLKSDYEQVSKYGLVVESKDGDFTLPQVHAYDDVEKMPQCDVVVVALKTTQNHLLPKLLPPVVKNDGVVLVLQNGLAIEEDIAQIVGNVRVIGGLCFLCSNKVGPGKIHHLDYGHITLSEYAPNYSPMGNTDRMQQIANDFTNAGIQMELVEDLLLARWKKLVWNIPYNGLSVILNATTDELMADTYTRKLVEELMYEVAAGAKSYGRIIPDSFISTMLDYTVKMKPYRTSMKIDYDEHRPLEVEAIFGNPLRKAQAAGVNLSQISCVYHQLKFLDARGR; encoded by the coding sequence ATGTCCGATCGCACGTACGCCATTCTGGGAACTGGTGCTTTAGGCGGGTTCTATGGAGCCAAACTCCAAAAAGCTGGTTTAGATGTCCATTTTTTGCTCAAGAGTGATTATGAACAGGTAAGCAAATATGGTTTAGTAGTCGAATCCAAAGATGGTGACTTTACGCTGCCGCAAGTCCACGCCTACGACGATGTTGAGAAGATGCCACAATGCGATGTAGTGGTGGTGGCATTAAAGACGACACAAAATCATTTACTGCCAAAGTTGCTACCACCTGTGGTTAAGAATGATGGGGTGGTTTTGGTATTGCAGAACGGGCTGGCGATAGAAGAAGATATTGCTCAAATTGTGGGTAACGTTAGGGTTATTGGTGGGTTATGCTTTCTGTGTTCTAACAAAGTGGGGCCAGGAAAAATCCACCACTTAGACTACGGGCATATTACCTTAAGCGAATATGCTCCTAATTATTCTCCGATGGGAAATACAGATAGGATGCAGCAAATTGCCAATGACTTTACAAATGCTGGTATCCAAATGGAGTTGGTTGAAGACTTACTACTGGCACGTTGGAAAAAGCTGGTATGGAATATCCCCTACAATGGGCTTTCTGTGATTCTCAATGCGACAACAGACGAATTGATGGCCGATACTTACACCCGCAAGTTAGTTGAAGAGTTAATGTATGAAGTGGCTGCGGGAGCGAAAAGTTACGGGCGCATTATCCCCGATAGCTTTATCTCGACAATGCTCGATTACACTGTGAAGATGAAGCCATATCGCACCAGCATGAAAATTGACTACGATGAACATCGTCCCTTAGAGGTAGAGGCAATTTTCGGCAACCCATTACGGAAGGCACAAGCAGCAGGTGTGAATTTATCACAGATTAGTTGTGTGTACCATCAACTGAAGTTTTTGGATGCAAGGGGGAGATGA
- a CDS encoding DUF6174 domain-containing protein, with protein MRLPIIASAGLLISLSLNVPVMSQLPIQVAESTTESSTITKSDIQQYKKNRRLWNQQNILNYDYTYTNGCFCVEEARGPVVIQVRNGKTTSVTFKGQPVSNPEFFQKYDTVRKLFNVINQAIAHRAYKVDVQYDPTFGYPTQITIDKDAQLADEEIYIGISDFKVIE; from the coding sequence ATGCGTTTACCTATTATTGCTAGTGCGGGATTACTGATATCTCTAAGTTTGAACGTACCAGTAATGTCTCAGCTGCCTATACAAGTAGCTGAATCAACAACAGAATCATCAACCATCACTAAATCTGATATACAGCAGTACAAGAAGAATCGCCGATTGTGGAATCAGCAAAATATCCTCAATTATGACTATACATACACCAACGGTTGCTTTTGTGTAGAAGAAGCTAGAGGGCCAGTAGTCATTCAAGTACGTAACGGGAAAACAACTTCTGTCACTTTTAAGGGTCAGCCAGTCAGTAATCCAGAGTTTTTTCAAAAATACGATACAGTTCGCAAGCTCTTTAATGTGATTAACCAAGCGATCGCTCATAGAGCATACAAAGTGGATGTGCAATATGACCCCACATTCGGCTACCCAACCCAAATTACCATTGATAAAGACGCTCAATTAGCCGATGAAGAAATATATATCGGAATAAGCGACTTTAAAGTGATTGAGTAA
- a CDS encoding GTPase, with protein MTEQRNADLPSDESQQSQEPTDKLTTKSVDSSWTDRIAGVWNQTTARLTQLLPVEQLAQTVVEWFSVSDAQVVEILEKVRAELPTTEALLIGKPQAGKSSIVRGLTGVSAEIVGQGFRPHTQNTQRYAYPSSDLPLLIFTDTVGLGDVKQDTQGIIKELVGDLKQESRSARVLILTVKINDFATDTLRQIAQQLRQQYPDIPCLLAVTCLHELYPSTTEDHPAYPPDYQEVNRAFAAIEQAFTRLYNRSVLIDFTLEEDGYTPIFYGLEALIDSLAELLPEAEAQAIHQLLDREEAGKQIGNLYRDAGRRYILPFAIMSATLAAVPLPFATMPVLTALQVSMVGLLGKLYGQTLTPSQAGGVVSAIAGGFLAQAIGRELVKFIPGFGSAIAASWAAAYTWSLGETACVYFGDLMGGRKPDPQKIQSVMQEAFKTAQERFKGINK; from the coding sequence ATGACTGAGCAACGTAATGCTGATCTACCGTCAGATGAATCTCAGCAATCTCAGGAGCCGACCGATAAATTGACTACCAAGTCGGTCGATAGTTCCTGGACAGATCGCATTGCTGGTGTGTGGAACCAGACAACAGCACGCTTAACACAACTCCTACCCGTAGAACAACTGGCACAGACAGTTGTTGAATGGTTTAGCGTTAGCGACGCTCAGGTAGTAGAAATTTTGGAGAAAGTTCGAGCCGAACTGCCCACTACGGAAGCACTACTGATTGGTAAACCTCAAGCAGGAAAAAGTTCAATTGTGCGGGGATTGACGGGTGTTTCTGCCGAAATTGTCGGTCAGGGATTTCGTCCTCACACACAAAATACCCAGCGCTATGCCTATCCTTCTAGTGACCTACCATTGCTGATTTTTACTGATACGGTAGGACTAGGGGATGTCAAACAGGATACTCAAGGTATTATTAAAGAGTTAGTTGGCGATTTGAAACAGGAAAGTCGCAGCGCTAGAGTTCTGATTTTAACTGTTAAAATCAATGATTTTGCAACTGACACCCTACGACAAATTGCTCAACAACTGCGTCAGCAGTATCCAGATATTCCTTGTTTACTAGCAGTTACCTGCTTGCATGAGCTTTATCCTTCTACTACAGAAGATCATCCAGCCTATCCGCCAGATTATCAAGAGGTAAACCGCGCATTTGCGGCAATTGAGCAAGCTTTTACCAGACTATACAATCGCTCGGTACTGATTGACTTTACTTTAGAAGAAGACGGCTACACACCAATATTTTATGGCTTAGAAGCTCTGATAGATTCCTTAGCAGAGCTACTTCCTGAAGCAGAAGCCCAGGCAATTCATCAGTTGTTAGATCGAGAGGAAGCTGGTAAGCAAATCGGCAATCTCTATCGGGATGCTGGACGCCGTTACATTTTGCCATTCGCGATTATGTCTGCCACACTCGCGGCTGTACCTCTGCCATTTGCCACAATGCCTGTGCTAACAGCCTTGCAAGTATCAATGGTGGGCCTGTTAGGAAAATTATACGGACAGACGCTGACGCCATCCCAAGCTGGAGGAGTTGTGAGTGCGATCGCTGGTGGTTTCCTTGCACAGGCGATTGGACGAGAGTTAGTTAAATTTATACCAGGTTTCGGGAGTGCGATCGCTGCTTCTTGGGCAGCTGCTTATACTTGGTCGCTAGGAGAAACAGCTTGCGTATACTTTGGCGACTTAATGGGTGGTAGAAAACCCGATCCTCAGAAAATTCAGTCTGTAATGCAAGAAGCGTTTAAGACCGCGCAAGAACGGTTTAAAGGAATTAATAAATGA